One window of the Ammospiza nelsoni isolate bAmmNel1 chromosome 2, bAmmNel1.pri, whole genome shotgun sequence genome contains the following:
- the DDIAS gene encoding DNA damage-induced apoptosis suppressor protein isoform X2 — protein sequence MNSVQGLLAASVISIQNSCFIYPACQNCFSRLILHARRFSCLKCGCTGEAKDASYRYRLSLKIADTNDLFDITVFGSCLDPFFGVTAENLQRYIQDFNQLSGETSTESTARALVQAVETCFVGKRFIFGVKVCAREDGGHSAASSILQKCSRIKRSTKSLVACQIFPPSAAVTGFTVISCLDHLLQLAQFRSCRNSSDLPDVSSAPIDEPLSELSSLSSLSRSSCSVQSSGRESFLGCWQQSLSLTSSVAWVTAEDFPTLEVGKLVSEQHEQEEKPVSAELGSVSLNNQTLWDSQFLISSVKEGDKEKDNESSSQLSRTDGISATDKLERVSSSNTKYSHGNSSKLLQHPLEYEAAWRNLLFKKEQDSHLCAFCM from the exons ATGAATAGTGTGCAGGGACTCTTGGCTGCCTCAGTGATTTCCATCCAGAATTCCTGCTTCATCTATCCTGCCTGTCAAAACTGCTTTTCTAGGCTGATACTGCATGCCAGGAG GTTCAGCTGTCTAAAATGTGGCTGCACAGGTGAAGCTAAAGATGCAAGCTACAGATATAGATTGTCCCTAAAGATTGCTGACACCAATGATTTGTTTGACATCACTGTTTTTGGAAGTTGCTTAGATCCATTCTTTGGGGTCACCGCAGAGAATCTGCAGAG GTATATTCAAGACTTCAATCAGCTGTCAGGAGAAACAAGCACAGAGTCAACTGCAAGAGCATTAGTTCAAGCAGTGGAAACCTGTTTCGTTGGAAAAAGGTTTATATTTGGAGTGAAG GTTTGTGCAAGGGAAGATGGAGGgcattctgctgccagcagcatcttGCAGAAGTGTTCCAGAATTAAGAGAAGTACAAAAAGCCTTGTGGCGTGCCAGATCTTCCCGCCAAGCGCTGCTGTTACTGGCTTCACTGTTATCAGCTGCTTAGATCATCTCCTGCAGTTGGCACagttcaggagctgcaggaacagctcagaTTTACCTGATGTGTCATCAGCTCCCATAGATGAACCTCTCAGTGAGCTCAGCAGCTTGTCTAGCCTGAGCAGGAGCTCCTGTTCTGTTCAGTCTAGTGGCAGGGAAAGTTTTTTAGGGTGCTGGCAGCAATCCTTAAGTCTGACTTCATCTGTTGCTTGGGTAACAGCGGAAGACTTTCCCACTCTGGAAGTGGGAAAGCTGGTGAGTGAACAGCATGAACAAGAGGAGAAGCCTGTCTCTGCAGAATTGGGCAGTGTAAGCCTCAACAATCAAACTCTTTGGGACTCACAGTTTCTGATCTCTTCTGTGAAGGAAGGGGATAAAGAGAAGGATAATGAATCAAGTTCACAGCTTAGTCGGACTGACGGTATCTCTGCAACGGATAAATTGGAGAGAGTTTCCTCTTCAAACACCAAATATTCTCATGGAAACAGTTCCAAGTTGTTACAACATCCCTTGGAATATGAG GCTGCATGGAGAAACCTCCTGTTCAAAAAGGAGCAAGACAGCCACCTGTGTGCATTCTGCATGTGA
- the PRCP gene encoding lysosomal Pro-X carboxypeptidase, protein MLRLLLLLPLLGAAGALPAPLLRRRRSASLPAGPYQTRYLRQQIDHFGFDENGTFQQRYLVADQHWKKDNGPILFYTGNEGDIEWFCNNTGFMWDVAEELNAMLVFAEHRYYGESLPFGNESFSDSKHLNYLTSEQALADFAVLVEYLKTTIAGAKHSPVIAIGGSYGGMLAAWFRMKYPHVVVGALAASAPVWQFGDLVPCGTFFSIVTNDFKKSGKGCSESIRNSWNAINHLSSTDAGLQWLSNTFHLCSPLKTPQDAAVLKNWLSETWVNLAMVDYPYKADFLQPLPAWPIQEVCKFLKDPSLSDKLLLQNVFQAVNLYYNYTGETSCLDVSQTATKSLGEMGWYYQTCTEMVMPLCTDGVHDMFEPQKWDFDALSEECYRMWGVMPRLSWILSMYGGKNISSHSNIIFSNGGLDPWSAGGVTQNITDSLVAVVIPDGAHHLDLRSRHPLDPKSVQQARAMEIRLMKEWIEKARHSH, encoded by the exons ATGCTGcggctcctcctgctcctgccgcTCCTCGGCGCGGCCGGCGCCCTGCCCGCCCCGCTGCTCCGCCGCCGCCGGAGCGCCTCGCTGCCGGCCGGGCCCTACCAGACGCGCTACCTGAGGCAGCAG ATTGATCACTTTGGATTTGATGAAAATGGCACATTCCAGCAGAGGTACCTGGTAGCAGATCAGCACTGGAAGAAGGACAATGGACCAATTCTGTTTTATACAGGCAATGAAGGAGACATCGAGTGGTTCTGCAACAACACG GGTTTTATGTGGGATGTGGCTGAAGAACTTAATGCCATGTTGGTATTTGCTGAACATAGATATTATGGAGAATCTTTGCCCTTTGGGAATGAATCTTTCAGT GATTCCAAGCACCTCAATTACCTGACATCAGAACAAGCTCTGGCAGACTTTGCAGTACTTGTTGAGTACTTAAAGACAACCATTGCAGGAGCCAAGCACAGTCCAGTCATAGCTATTGGAGGGTCTTATGGAGGAATGCTTGCAGCCTGGTTTAGGATGAAGTATCCCCATGTGGTGGTTGG AGCTCTTGCAGCCTCTGCCCCAGTCTGGCAGTTTGGTGACCTGGTTCCATGTGGCACATTTTTCAGCATAGTGACCAATGATTTCAAAAAGAGTGGCAAGGGCTGCTCAGAGAGCATCCGGAACTCCTGGAATGCTATTAACCACCTTTCCTCAACAG atGCAGGTTTGCAGTGGCTTTCCAACACATTTCATTTGTGCAGCCCCTTAAAAACTCCTCAGGATGCTGCTGTCTTGAAAAATTGGCTGAGTGAGACATGGGTAAACTTGGCTATGGTGGATTATCCCTATAAAGCTGACTTcttgcagcctctgccagcttgGCCTATACAG GAAGTCTGCAAGTTCTTGAAGGATCCCAGTCTCTCTGACAAATTGTTGCTGCAGAATGTTTTCCAGGCAGTAAATTTATATTACAATTATACAGGAGAGACCTCATGCTTAGATGTGTCACAGACTGCAACAAAGAGTCTGGGTGAAATGGGTTGGTACTACCAG ACTTGCACTGAGATGGTGATGCCCTTGTGCACAGATGGTGTCCATGACATGTTTGAGCCTCAGAAGTGGGACTTTGATGCACTTTCAGAAGAGTGTTACAGGATGTGGGGAGTGATGCCTCGCCTCTCTTGGATTCTTTCTATGTATGGAGGAAAAAACATCAGTTCACACAGCAACATCATCTTCAG CAATGGTGGCCTGGATCCATGGTCTGCAGGTGGGGTGACCCAGAACATCACCGATTCCCTCGTGGCAGTTGTGATCCCGGATGGAGCCCATCACCTGGACCTGCGCAGCCGCCACCCTTTGGACCCCAAGTCTGTGCAGCAAGCTCGAGCCATGGAGATCCGCCTCATGAAGGAGTGGATTGAAaaggccaggcacagccactga
- the DDIAS gene encoding DNA damage-induced apoptosis suppressor protein isoform X1 yields MNSVQGLLAASVISIQNSCFIYPACQNCFSRLILHARRFSCLKCGCTGEAKDASYRYRLSLKIADTNDLFDITVFGSCLDPFFGVTAENLQRYIQDFNQLSGETSTESTARALVQAVETCFVGKRFIFGVKVCAREDGGHSAASSILQKCSRIKRSTKSLVACQIFPPSAAVTGFTVISCLDHLLQLAQFRSCRNSSDLPDVSSAPIDEPLSELSSLSSLSRSSCSVQSSGRESFLGCWQQSLSLTSSVAWVTAEDFPTLEVGKLVSEQHEQEEKPVSAELGSVSLNNQTLWDSQFLISSVKEGDKEKDNESSSQLSRTDGISATDKLERVSSSNTKYSHGNSSKLLQHPLEYEVKNNYPKTNSRNYSYAEKSHNSLVCKRDASAPNHVNVAGVSQMDSMLWEELPFSESLNELLAKIEDGRSVITSPSLDAGKLVHLESSKLGVNVNKSYSRQAVGDLPAASVSGRLLPAVGNDSWETTVFACLQSNANPPSDVSQYECSPSDLSSTLKEGGASSPVTPEPSVSQSRCVRSKEANRDPTNSSWSFIRLHGETSCSKRSKTATCVHSACESCLASCENKENYSTQSQKTDLTLTEAQVSDPPAPNNAKSIYKRELKPLTELSDNTFKSVSRKELQWNSIFPEGSYNASADLFDASVRDVAKPVEFLNKSCSSSIQEDTLTEKVTAESVLSPGGVPCNSSKLSSSLPRSPHAFSKHSTPVTYSFWDSECSSVCAQDFVPHSQSTPMTKPLQRLWPVGERSSFTTLFTPKDPTKIHSKGKRSRPSFQNTLLQQLTGKLVKRERPRSRKDKESGSSAAQKFLNSQLPASLEEWIPASSAKGLKPTASLNLKADSWAADLQSTCGHTGRNLISESRKSSENDENLIQNERISPGERARILTTPLSTSVTKTLFLNDPVLKTCSPSEGENHLSGGNYSGVVLERPTVWSPELFLQARTPLSKKPKY; encoded by the exons ATGAATAGTGTGCAGGGACTCTTGGCTGCCTCAGTGATTTCCATCCAGAATTCCTGCTTCATCTATCCTGCCTGTCAAAACTGCTTTTCTAGGCTGATACTGCATGCCAGGAG GTTCAGCTGTCTAAAATGTGGCTGCACAGGTGAAGCTAAAGATGCAAGCTACAGATATAGATTGTCCCTAAAGATTGCTGACACCAATGATTTGTTTGACATCACTGTTTTTGGAAGTTGCTTAGATCCATTCTTTGGGGTCACCGCAGAGAATCTGCAGAG GTATATTCAAGACTTCAATCAGCTGTCAGGAGAAACAAGCACAGAGTCAACTGCAAGAGCATTAGTTCAAGCAGTGGAAACCTGTTTCGTTGGAAAAAGGTTTATATTTGGAGTGAAG GTTTGTGCAAGGGAAGATGGAGGgcattctgctgccagcagcatcttGCAGAAGTGTTCCAGAATTAAGAGAAGTACAAAAAGCCTTGTGGCGTGCCAGATCTTCCCGCCAAGCGCTGCTGTTACTGGCTTCACTGTTATCAGCTGCTTAGATCATCTCCTGCAGTTGGCACagttcaggagctgcaggaacagctcagaTTTACCTGATGTGTCATCAGCTCCCATAGATGAACCTCTCAGTGAGCTCAGCAGCTTGTCTAGCCTGAGCAGGAGCTCCTGTTCTGTTCAGTCTAGTGGCAGGGAAAGTTTTTTAGGGTGCTGGCAGCAATCCTTAAGTCTGACTTCATCTGTTGCTTGGGTAACAGCGGAAGACTTTCCCACTCTGGAAGTGGGAAAGCTGGTGAGTGAACAGCATGAACAAGAGGAGAAGCCTGTCTCTGCAGAATTGGGCAGTGTAAGCCTCAACAATCAAACTCTTTGGGACTCACAGTTTCTGATCTCTTCTGTGAAGGAAGGGGATAAAGAGAAGGATAATGAATCAAGTTCACAGCTTAGTCGGACTGACGGTATCTCTGCAACGGATAAATTGGAGAGAGTTTCCTCTTCAAACACCAAATATTCTCATGGAAACAGTTCCAAGTTGTTACAACATCCCTTGGAATATGAGGTAAAAAACAATTACCCAAAAACTAATAGTAGAAATTATTCTTATGCAGAAAAATCCCACAACTCCCTTGTTTGCAAGAGAGATGCCTCAGCTCCTAATCACGTAAATGTAGCTGGAGTGTCTCAAATGGACTCCATGCTTTGGGAAGAGCTCCCATTCTCAGAAAGCCTAAATGAATTGTTGGCCAAAATAGAGGATGGCAGGAGTGTTATAACATCACCCAGCCTTGATGCAGGCAAACTTGTCCATCTTGAGAGCAGCAAGTTGGGTGTAAATGTTAACAAATCGTATTCCAGGCAAGCTGTAGGTGATTTGCCTGCAGCCAGTGTCTCAGGGAGGCTCTTGCCAGCAGTAGGGAATGATAGTTGGGAGACCACAGTGTTTGCTTGTCTTCAGTCAAATGCAAACCCTCCAAGTGATGTCTCACAATATGAGTGTTCCCCTAGTGATTTATCTTCAACCCTCAAGGAAGGTGGAGCGTCCTCACCAGTTACACCAGAGCCTTCTGTTTCTCAGAGCAGATGTGTGCGCTCCAAAGAAGCAAATAGGGACCCTACTAATTCATCTTGGTCTTTTATTAGGCTGCATGGAGAAACCTCCTGTTCAAAAAGGAGCAAGACAGCCACCTGTGTGCATTCTGCATGTGAAAGCTGTTTAGCTTCTtgtgaaaataaggaaaactaTTCTACACAGAGCCAAAAAACAGATCTTACACTCACAGAGGCCCAGGTCTCTGATCCACCAGCTCCCAACAATGCAAAAAGTATATATAAAAGAGAATTAAAACCATTGACAGAACTGTCAGATAATACCTTCAAAAGTGTTAGTAGGAAAGAGCTGCAGTGGAACAGCATCTTCCCTGAAGGCAGCTACAATGCTTCTGCTGATCTCTTTGATGCAAGTGTAAGAGATGTAGCAAAACCTGTGGAATTCTTAAATAAATCATGTAGTTCTTCAATACAGGAAGATACTTTGACAGAGAAGGTCACAGCTGAATCGGTGCTTTCTCCTGGAGGTGTTCCTTGTAACAGTTCAAAACTGAGCTCATCCCTGCCCAGGTCCCCTCATGCTTTCAGCAAGCACAGCACACCTGTAACTTACTCCTTCTGGGATTCAGAATGCAGTTCAGTTTGTGCTCAGGACTTCGTTCCTCATTCACAGTCAACTCCTATGACAAAACCTCTGCAGAGACTATGGCCTGTTGGGGAAAGAAGCTCTTTCACCACCCTCTTCACCCCTAAAGATCCCACTAAAATCCATTCCAAAGGCAAGCGATCCAGGCCTTCCTTTCAGAAcactctgctgcagcagcttaCCGGCAAGTTAGTGAAACGTGAGAGACCAAGGAGCAGGAAGGACAAAGAAAGTGGTagctctgctgcccagaagTTCCTGAACAGCCAACTGCCTGCCAGCTTGGAGGAGTGGATCCCTGCATCTTCAGCCAAAGGGCTGAAACCAACTGcatctttaaatttaaaagcagaTAGCTGGGCTGCTGATTTGCAATCCACCTGTGGGCACACTGGCAGGAACCttatttctgaaagcagaaagagCAGTGAAAATGATGAAAATCTCATCCAAAATGAGAGAATAAGCCCTGGGGAAAGAGCAAGGATTCTAACAACTCCTTTATCTACAAGTGTCACCAAGACCTTGTTTTTAAATGATCCTGTCCTGAAAACTTGTTCCCCTTCAGAAGGTGAGAATCACCTCTCGGGTGGAAATTATTCAGGGGTTGTGCTGGAAAGGCCGACTGTCTGGTCCCCTGAGCTGTTCCTCCAAGCACGGACCCCTTTGTCCAAGAAGCCAAAATACTAG